The Camelus ferus isolate YT-003-E chromosome 13, BCGSAC_Cfer_1.0, whole genome shotgun sequence genome segment AGAGGCTCCTCTTGCAGAAAGGGACGCAGCAGGTAAAATTATCTGTGAACCGGGCACTATCACCGTTTCCATAAATGTTCACAGATCATATTGTGACCCTCAAATATCTTATGTTCTGGGTGGGGGGCCATGAATAAGTTAACCAATAAAAACTTCAGATAGTAATCAGTTCTAGAGACAAAATGAAATGGGGTGTGAACTGACTGGTGGGAAGAAGGGGAGCCCCTTTGAATAGGGTAATGGGAAGGGGCTTTTTTGAGGAGGTGATTTTAGCCAGTGAGGCTGGAGCCCAGTGAACTAGGGAGGGTGGCAAGAGAGACAGGAAGGTGAGGCTTGCAGGCGCTGGACCTCACAGGCCTGGTAGGCTCTGGGAAGTGGTTGCATTTTACTCTAAGCCAAGGGTTGGCAAACTAGCGCCGGTGGGCCCatcatctgtttttataaataaagttttattgtcaTATAGCCACACCCACTCATTTACATACCACctagggctgctttcacactgcaaCAGTGGAgcaaagcctaaagtatttactGTTGTAGGTTTGCTAGATAAAATCCATGagagatttgaatttcagatcagCAGCAAATAGggttttagtataagtatgtctcaaatattcatgggatatacttatacgAAAACATGATTTGTTGtctctctgaaattcaaattgaattgGGTGTCTTATGTTTTTATGGGCTACACCTGGCAACCTTGACTCTCTAAAGAAAAGCTTTTACAGAAAGTGCTGGCCAACCTCTCCTCTAAATGAATAAGCAGCTTCCGGAGGGTTTTAGTGGGGCCATATTTGATTTTCCGTTTGATAAAGAGGACCCTGGCCTCTGTTTGGGGAATGGATGGTGAGGGGATGGTATTCTGAGCCTGGGAATGGAGGGAGCTCCCTCCCACTGAGGGGAGAAGATGGGCCTGCAAAGGTGAGTGGAGTGGCCAATGGCTGCAGAAGGATGGACTGTTGCAGACTCCGCATTTGTAGTGTCAGAATCGTGGGGgtgcagcagagctgggaaaCTGGGGCGGTGGTGGGGTGCTCTGTAAAGTCGGAGGGGGTGATGGGCAGGGGGAAAGCAGCCTGAGGGCTTTGCCAAACCCTAAAGATCAGAATTCCAGCTTTGTCGTGGTGTttgaaaaggttttattttattttattatgatgattGTTTTGCTCTGgaggatattattattattttttaatcttgttttttaactgaagtgtagttgatttacaaggttagTCTCAAGTGTACagaaagcgattcagttatacgtgcacatagatacatatatatatatatatatatatttcagtttcttttccattacggctcattacaagaaattgaatatagttccctgtgttatacagtgggtccttgttgtttattttatatctagtaatgtgtatctgttactcCCAGACTCCTAACCTATCCCCCACTTCtgccctttcccccctggtaaccacagtttgttttctatgtccatgagtctatttctggtttgtaaataaaatttgtatctttagaaaagtttttattttaaaaaataggctttACTTGCCAGGAGGTGAATATATTTCCCTccattcctcctttcctcccctccatccctccttacTCCCCtctatccctcctccctcccctccatccttccatccctccctccgtccctcctccctccctctctccctccctcctttcctctcgtCAGTCCTTCCACACTCTTCTGGAGGCAGTGGTGAACATGCAgcacttgtttcttttctcatctcttctttcttctaaaaaaatGATTCAGGCTGCAAATCTGCCCCTTGGCCGTGGCCCCTACTTGTGCCCCGACTGCTCGCAAGACCAGGCGTCTCAGTAACATTTCCTGCAGGCTGGGGACTCTTTGCACCCATCCACCAAAATGGTCTTCTGAAAGACTGTCATCAAGAAGCTCCCGAGGCAAATCCGGCTCCTTCTAATCCTCTAGAGCCCTTCCCTTATTCCCCCAGCCTGAGCTCCAAGGACCAGCCAGTCCCTTGAAGTTGCAGGTCTGTGCCGATTCCCTCTTTAAGAGGAGACACGTAGTGAGGTCTTGGGGAAAACAGAAATGGCTCAGGGCAATTTGGGGAAAATACTTTGAATGTCTTCTGTCTTCTCCCGTCTTGCAGATTATGTTTGAGTTACTGGATGTCCCATCCATTCTCCTGGCTGACCAGCTGGAGATGTCTCTGTATGCCTCTGGCCTCCTGACCGGCGTGGTGGTGGATTCAGGCTATGGCCTGACCCGCGTGCAGCCTTTCCACCTGGGCCGCCCTTTACAGCCCAGTGGTAAGACGCTGGAGTTCGCGGGCCAGGATCTCTCGGCCTACCTCTTCAAGAGCCTCTTTAAGGAAGATTGCAATCGACACGACATCTTTCAGCTGGAAACGGTCACCAGCACTCAGATGACCAAGTGCTACGTGCCGCAGAATCTGGGGGAGGCGCTGGACTTTTGTCAGAGCCTGCCGAGTGGCTCAGACGAGAATAACACCTATCAGCTCCCAGACGGGACCCCCGTGGAGCTGACGCCCATGCAGCGGCTGGCTCCTGAGATGTTCTTCAGCCCCCAGGTGTTCGACCTGCCGGGGCCTGGCATCTCTCAGGCCGTCGTGGATTCCATCGAGACTTGCGAGGCCGCCATGCGCCCTCTGCTCGTCTCCCACCTGATGGTCTGCGGGGGCAACACCCTCTATCCCGGCTTCACAAAGCGTCTCTACCGGTTGGTTGCAGACCATTTCTCCTCCACCAAGGCCACCATGTGGGTGGGTTCCAACAGGAACTTTAGTGTCTGGCTGGGAGCATCTGTAGTGGCTCATCTGTCGACTTACAAGTCTGAGTGGATGACCAAAGAGGAGTATGATGAGAGCTTCAAGCTCTGACCTGTTGGCTTGCTCTGGGGACCCGACTCCTGTCAGATGCGCACGGGTGGATTAATTTCAAGAAAGGAGTCTGGGCCGGGGTGGGATTAGCTGGCTTTCGAATTCTGTAGTCATGAGCGAATTTTTAGGTTTCTagggttttatcttgttttgagGGTGGGATCCAACCTATGAGAGGACAGGGTGTTGTCCCTGGAAACCCTCCAGGGGAGTGTTCTGTCACTGGGATGGGAGCAGCCAGCTGCCATCCCCAGGCTTAATTTTCCCAGCATCTCCCTTGGGTTGTCCCATTCTTTTTGGTTGAGTAGTTTTTAAGTGGGGTAAGAGAGAACTGTTTTTGAGCAGGATATAGGGAGGGTGGGTAGTGGAGTGTTGATGTTTCCAGACCTATGTACTCTTTCTGGCCAGGGAGGAGCTGGTACAGGAAGCCTTGGAGTGCCTTTTctgcccctgggctcctggccaggGTCTTGttttatatatgcaaataaacaACTTGTTCGGAAGTACTGGCTTCTGTGATGGATGGGGGTAGGGTGGGCAGTCCCTTGGGGTTACCCAGGGAGTGTGTGAGAACGAGGGTGGGACCAGGGCAGCCCTTGAGGACTTCGGGGACCTGTGAGCGGTGGTTACCACTGAGCTGAGTGGATAAGGGCTTGGAGCCTCCTGTTTATTGAATGCCGCATTCTCTCCATTCTTACATCCCACATGTCCCGATATTCTGCTAAAGTTTGTGTTCCTATTAGTGTAATATTTATTTGGTAAATATtggagaacctactatgtgcctggtacTATGCTAGGTACTGAGGACTTCAAGGTGAAAAAGATACATGAGGTTTTTTCTGGTTTCAGAAGATTgtcatggtgggggagggtatagctcagtggtagagtgtgtgcctagtatgcacaaggtccaggattcaatccccagtacctccattaaaaataggtaaataaacctaattacctcccctgcccccccccccaaatattgTTATCTACTGTAGGGGCACAAGTGAGAAATGCAGGCAGACCTGGGAGATACTGAGGGTTCAGCTCTAGATACTTCGATAAAGAGAATATCGCAACAAAGCAGGTcccatgaattttttggtttcccagtgcgtGTACAAGTTATGTCTACACGAAATGGTAGgctattaagtgtgtaatagcattacctctaacaaaacaaaaagcacatgccttaatttaaaaataccttattgctaaaaaatgctatcatctgCGCCTTCAATGAGTTGTAGTAGGAAcgtcaaagatcactgatcacatatcaccgtaacaaatataacaataataaggAGAAAGTCTGAGATATCGCAAGAGTTACCAAAATGtggcacagagacatgaagtgagcaaatgtcgttggaaaaatggtgcctaTAGACTTGCTCAAGGCAGAGTTGTCACAAACCATCAGTTTGTAAAAAACGCAATTATTTGCAAAGTGCAAAAAAAATGGGTTCTGCCTGTAAGGAGATCTATTTCAGATGATGAAGAATGAAGTGAATGTTCCAAGGCCCTGTgactggggtggtggggtggaCCATCAGTGACAgcggcccctccctcctcagcgCTGAGGTGGCACTGCCCAGCATCCCGGTAGTTAGGTAGGGCCACATGACCATACACAGGTTCTGGCCAGTTCTGTGAGGGCTGttttttcaattcttatttttttattgaagtgtagtcgatttacagtgttagtttcaggtgtacagcaaagtgattcagttatacatatacatacatatacgtattttctgtttcttctccattatagctcattacaagacattggatatagttccctatgctatacagtaggtccttgttgcttatctattttatatatagtaatgtatatttGTTCATCTCAAGCTCCTAATCTATCCcaccacacccccttccccctggtaaccacagtttatgttttctatgtccatgagtctatttctggtttataaataaaatttgtggtttttttttttttagatgccacgtataagtgacatcatatgatacttgATTGAGGGCTATTTTAAGGACCAGGCACAACCAGCCTGCGGGATGCAGAGGATCTCATGGGGGAGGGGCCGAGCAGCAGACGGAAGGGGGCTGAATGACTGGATGGAACAGTGCCTCCTCCCCAACCTCACCCAGCTCCACCACCCTTCACTGCACTGAGACATGAGGAAGAATCTACCATGTttagccactgagatttggggattcTTACAGCTTATTCTAATTAACACAGAGAAAGGAGCACTAACTTACTACTTAACAAGTTTTTTTCTGATAAGTGGCTGAAGTGGGGTTCAAATCTAATCTGGGCTCTCAACCACTTTGTTATTTGGCTGCATCTGGAAGGGGACCTTGGTTCCCCAAATTTAAGAGTTGAAAAAGTAGCAAGTATAGTGGGTGGAGGACTGAAGTGCAGGGAACCTGCATGTTGCAATAGGAGGAGGAATTTGGAGACCAGGGTCAAGCACACCTCATCTTTGACGCGTGAACCATATTCTCTCAGCCACATCCTTACCCCCAAGCTTGAGCCatcagtggttcccaggggcAGAAGTGGGGCCGAGAATGCCACAGGGACCTGGAGTCAGACTTGAGTTGCTGGCTGGCCCTGTCATTAACTAAGCTCCCTCTGGCAAGTTGTTTACCCTCTCTGAGTCTATCAGATGTACAATAGGGAGTGAAACTTCCTTCTTTCAGAGATTTGGGGTTGAGGGTGAAAGTATGAGAAGTCACCTTGAAAACTGGAAAGTGCACTGAAATATGAGAGGtgactttaaattttataatttgatatTGCTCTCCTATTAATCAGGAGCATTAATAGCAACAGTGGTCACTGTGCCTTGTCAGGCATTGTGGTGAGTGCTTTACAAGTGAAGTAGCATTTCATCCTCGCATATACACTGAAATAAGTGATATATGTCTCCATTTACAAAtaggaaaactgaagcttagagatgTTAAGCCCTTGCTCAAGTTCATACTCATGCTCAAACTAACAATGGATTGTCACAGTTAGGAATGAATTCAGCATTCCTAGAAAACTAGACTAAAAGTGGCTGaaatattgggattttttttttgtctcaagtAACAATTAGGCAGGCAGTCCAGTGGGACAATGCTATATCTATATTATCAAGAACTCTCCTTTTCCACTTTTAAGTTTGTTGCCTCATGGTCACAAAATAGCTGCAGTAACTCCAGGCATCACACCCACATTTCCTGCAGGAGAAGGCAGGTTGAAGGGAGTACCATCTATCTCTTTATAGGAAAGCCTCATTTGGCTGATTTCTGCTTATCTCTCATTACTTAGAAGTAGCTGAAAAAAACAGGAGACAGATTGGCATTGTGTGAGTCAATCCATAGTGTCTGTCCCTTCGCAGAGaagggatttgaacctaggtctaTCCATACTAAAACCTATGTTGTTGCCCACAGTTCCAGACCATCTTCCTGGTTTTCTGGGCCTTGTTGGACCCCTTGGCCTGAGAGATGCAGACGTGCGATTTTTCCAGGCTTGAGTGAAAGAAAGCTGCTTTTGGCTTGCAGTCAGAGTGTTGACATACCAAGTAGTAACCTTTGTGCCCCAAACCGGTTTATTTGTGTACTCTTGAGCCTTAAAAGGCAGAAGCGGGTGGGGGGAACACAGAAATGAGTATGAGGGAAAAGAGGTAACTGGAGGAGAGCTGGGCaaggggtatttttttttttttccttatttagctCTGGGCAACTGTCATcagaattctttttctcattttattccgAATGTAACATTTAACCTTTCTGTTCAAGCATCAAATCTGGCTGCCTGGTGTATAATTACGAACTTTTCTTCAAGTCCCCCCCTCCCCTATTCTGAAAGTATTTAAAACTCCCTCACTGGGTACCATCTCTCTCCTCTGGCTCtccaattaaattaaaaatagctcCACGGGGCTGTGCAGGGCCACCAACCTAATGTGGAACTGCTGGCATGCCAGGCCTGGCAGGGCGGTGAGCGGTGCCCGGAAGATGCCTGCCGGCCCCGGCACAGCCTGGCGGCTGCTCAGGCCTGGGGGAAGCGTCCTCCATGAGGGGTCTGGGGCCACCTGCCAGGGGCAGCCAGCTGCAGCGGGATGGGAGACAGGGTCTTGgcagccagggaaggggctgggcggggctggCAGAAGGGACAAAAGGGAAGAGCCCCCAGGCAGGCCACTCACAGCTGTGAGGATAGAGTCCTGCCAGTCTCTGTTGCCAAGGCTGGGGCTTGGCACCCTTGTATTTGGGTTTGGGTTGTATTTGGGTTTGGGTGGGGTTTGGATGCCCAAGTTTCCTGTGATAACCCCAACAGAAGCTTTAGTCCTGCCGATGCAGAGAGCAGTCAGCGTTAACACTGAGTACCCTCCTGGCTCTAGCAGAGGTTTCCAGTGTCTCTCCCACCTCTAGGTCCCCTTTCCTTAGAGAGGCAGATGGTGAAATGGAGAAGGAAtcagactctgaagccagactgtctGGATTAGCATCCTTGCTGTACTGCTTTCTGGCTCTGTTGCCTTGAAGGGAGGTACTTAAcctcttgtgcctcagtttccccatccgtAAAATGGACCCAATAAAGATGCCTACCTTAGAGTGGTTTTGATGATTACCAGATGGTCTTGATGAGTTAacatatgtaaaacacttagcaagTGACAGACTCATAAGCATTAGCTATCATTACATCTGTACACACAGGCCTCGGTTGACTAAGCCCTTAACGCAAAAACCTggctcttctgtttatttttacttgattACAAGCAGGTAAATGCTAATGATAACAAAGTagataaaatatcaaaaagtgCTAACTTACTTTCCAGGGGAAGGCATGGTAGGGTAATTGAGTGATGGGGCAGAATCACATTCTATACACAGAGGAATCACAGGGATGGAGAGTGGCTGGCTACAGAGAGAGGCAGTCAGCCAGAGGGGTCTTCTGTTGGAAGTGATGCCTGAGGTGACTCTTGTAAGAGGGGCAGGACCtagcacatgctgttccttttgTTTGGATGCTTGTCCCTGCTACCAGCCTCATAGCTGCCTTTGACAACCTGGTGTGGGGTTAAATAGGTGGAACACTTAGAATGACTGGAGAACGAGGGCagtagggagtggggagagatGAGAGGTTGGTGGGGCCAGCTCTTAAAAGGACATTGAGTGTCACACCACGGAGTGAAGACTTCCTCCTGAGGGTGATGGGGAGGCCTGTCAGAACTGGAAGCAGAGTCATGACATCACTTGAAGAATTGGAGCTCTGGGAATAGCTGGAGAATGGCCCAGTGAGGGATCTGACCAGAGCAACACCATAAATTATAAACACATGCATTCCATTAGACTCTAGGCTAAACACTTTTTTGTGTCGTCCAGGACCTTGCTGATGCCTTAGATTGGGAATTTGGTATTGGCAATAGTTGGGGTTGTGGTGGGTTTGAGGGACTAACAGATCTTCCTTCCCATTGTCTGGCAGATGTCTGGTTGTTGTCAATTTCATAGCACATCAGCCTGGATGACAGCAGGAGAGGCAGCCCCCAGTGTGGGACTTGGGGAGAGTCATCTCCAAGGTGAGAGAGTGAGGTGAATCCATGTCAAGAGTAAGACGTGCCCTGCCCCAGTTGGGACGTGTGTGCTTGGCTTGATGTACGTTTTCAGCACTGCAAACCCCAGACAGCTCCCTGGCTTCTCACTTCCTTCCTGCCTCATTCATGATCTCTTCCCAGAAGCCAATCCCTGCTGAGAAAGAAGGAACCGTGGCTGAAAGGAAAGAGCTCTAATGTCGGAGTCAGGTGGACTCAGGCTCAGAATCTCTGTTCCCCATTTGTATGCTATGCCCCCTGGTGCGAAGGACTGTCCCTCTCTGGTTCTATTGCCTCATCTGTAAGGAGGTGATAATAGTACCTCCCTCCCAGGGATGATATGGGGCTTTAAGTCGCTTATCCGTTCAGTGAGTTTTTATTAGGAACCTACTCTGTGCTGAGCCCTTTTCTTGGCTCTGTTAAATTGAAGAGTGTTTCTAAACTggcttagcatagtgcctggcacgtagtagctGCTCAGTAAGGGTTAATTTTCTCCCTGAGTCACTCATCTGCAACAAAAAGCCAGGATTAAAGACTCCGAGAGCAACCAATCACAAAGGCACCACCAAACGCGCTCAGGTGCTGCAGGCAAATTCCCTTTCATCTTGTCCTCTTGATGAACTTTTCCACTAAGGTGTTACGATCTTGATATACAGCCACTCTCAGGGATCTTTGGAGTTTTAAAGAGGCCCTAAAATCAGAGTGGGAAAGGTAGGTCCCACTCTTCTCCTTAATTAAGGCAGATTTCACTGGAACTCTTTGCCTAAATTCAGGCCATGTCCACTGACCCCCGGTTCTGTGGCTCACCCCTTGACTATCAGCTCCCTTCTGGGAGAAAATGATGCTTAATCCAGGAACACTGGTGGGATTAAAGACACAGATTCATTTCAAGTCTTACTGAACCCCGTTTGGGTGCTTGGCTCTGCCCAGGATACTGAGGACAGACCTGATGCCAACTGCCCAAGACTCAGTGAGGGCTGGACCTTGTAGCCAGAGCCTCCTCCTCTGTCACCCTGCACTGCGGGGTTCACCACCTCCACAGAGCTCTCCAGACCAGCAAACGAGGCTCCTGGAGGGAGCGAGGGAGCCCAGTGGCACTGTTCCTGCTGGAGACATTCAGCCGGGGGAGGGGGTTGGCCGTAATCCATGTTTAATTCCATAACTCTACCAGTCAAAACATGACTAATTCCTGGGATGGCAGCCCCCACCTGGGAGTAAAAAGCCCGGCACTGTTTTTGCTGCCTTTTATCACCACTAATAAAGGCTCGGCAGTTAGAATTTAGCTGCTGTGGGTGGTTTTCTTATGCATGTGggtttcttcccctccccccacagggTCGCTATAGAATAAAAGCTTGCTTGCTGGGCTGGCTTTCTACCAGCTTTGTAACATCCCCAGTCTGAAAAGCTGGGGGTTTGGAGGAAGTGTGCAAAGAAGGGGCCACAGTATTCAGGGTTAATTTGGCCTTTGATGATTCTGACAAGGGCAGGACGCTGTGTGATTTATGGAGAAAAGAGTGGGTTCGTTGAAAGTAAATACAGCAAAATTGCAGGTGTGATGTTCAGCCTGCTGACACGTTCCCTCACCCAGCCAGCTTAACGGTCCTTTGAGAGTAGGCTGTGCAGGCAACGAACCTATGTGCGAATTGCCACTTCACTCCTACGGGCTGTGCTACCCTGGTCAGGTTACTTAACCTTCCTGcgtctcaatttccttatctgtagaatgggtCCAACGAATCATCCACCCTGTCTGTACTGTAAGGTTTTATGTGAGTGTGCACTTAGCAAAGTGCCTGGTCCATCAGAAGGAGACCATCTAAAGCAAGACTAGGGGGGAAAAGTCC includes the following:
- the ACTL8 gene encoding actin-like protein 8, which encodes MAARTIIIDHGSGFMKAGLSGWNEPQMVLPSIVNYIPCRENPGPSYARRRVGLGIDFCRPDTFSYPIQRGRVLNWEGVEHIWSFVLEKHRLEHDDCPVMVTESPLREPGDRKKTLEIMFELLDVPSILLADQLEMSLYASGLLTGVVVDSGYGLTRVQPFHLGRPLQPSGKTLEFAGQDLSAYLFKSLFKEDCNRHDIFQLETVTSTQMTKCYVPQNLGEALDFCQSLPSGSDENNTYQLPDGTPVELTPMQRLAPEMFFSPQVFDLPGPGISQAVVDSIETCEAAMRPLLVSHLMVCGGNTLYPGFTKRLYRLVADHFSSTKATMWVGSNRNFSVWLGASVVAHLSTYKSEWMTKEEYDESFKL